The DNA window AACTTGCGGTGAACTTCACTAGAAGCTTTCGCCACAACATGAGGTACACCACCTTCTTTGACATTGAGAGTAGTAATAATACTTTCTTGAACGTAATTACCGATCGCTACAATTACTGTATCAAATTCAAAAATCCCTGCTTCTTTCAGTGCGGCTGGTTCTGTAGAATCTAATTGCAAAGCATGACCAACGATTTCTTCTGTCAACGCCTCACAAACTCTTTTTTCATCAACATCTGTTGCTAAAACTTGATAACCAAACTTATGCAGGGTTGAACATACAGACCGACCAAACCGACCTAGCCCAATGACCGCAAATTGCTGATTATCTTTACGTAGGCTGCGAAAAAAACCTAGTGATGCAAGGTTCACAGTTGCTTTCCTTATTAACGCTCCCTGTATTTAGGACAAAAAATTCTGAAATCTCACTTAAAGTAACAATTTTTATTTTTTGCCTAGTGTTTCATATTTTATCAGTTTAAGTTAATAGTATTGATACTCAGTACGGTTATCCCAACAGTTAGTTTTCGTTATCCATAAATAAATACCCGACTTCTTGAAGAAGTCGGGGATCTGAGCCTTTCAATTTTTACAAATTCAATGGAATTGGTATGTTTAATTTTTGCCTTGTATCTAGTACAGTTCGGCGTAAATAAACAGACCACACTTCGACTAGGCGGTAGTTGAATCTCGACACTTCTCCTACCGGAGACGCTACGCGAACGACAAGCTCAGTGCATCGCTTCGCTCGATTACCGCGAAGCCGAAACTCAGTGACCATAAGATATTGCTAAAAGGCTTGTGGTATCGTTATTCTTTCTTTTTACTTTTGCCTTTTTACTTTTGCCTTGTATCTAGCTATCCCACCAATAGGTTTTCTTCAGGATAGTGAATTCTTGTCGGGCGGGGGTCGCCTAAAATCGCGGACATTAACAAGAGAACCCCAACTCTACCAATGTACATGGTGATAATTAATATTAGTTTAGCGGCGGTGGAGACTGTACCTGTAATCCCTGTAGAAAGACCAACGGTAGCAAAGGCGGATACTACTTCAAATAAAATTTGAATAAAGTCTAACTTTGGATCTGTTAAAGAAATTAGAACCGTTGCCAAAATTACCGTAGCTACAGAACCAACCAATACACCCACGGCTTTCAATATTAAAGAGATAGCGATTTTGCGGTCATACAATAAAACTTCTTCTTTACCTTGCAAAATTGCTTTTGTACAACTTGTCAAAACTCGCAAAGTTGTGGTTTTTATCCCCCCGCCTGTACCACCAGGACTAGCACCAATAAACATCAAAGCAATGGTAATGAATAGACCAGCAGTGGTCATTTTAGCAATATCTATAGTGTTGAATCCGGCAGTTCTAGGAGTGACTGATTGAAACCAAGCTACTAAAAACTGACCGCCTAAGTCTAAGTTACCAAAAGTTTCAGGATTCCTAATTTCAATACAAAAAAAGGCAATTGTGCCGAGAATTAACAGAATTAAAGTTGTGCTGGTGGCAACTTTAAAGTCTAAAGAAAGTACTAAAATTGTCTTTTGTTTGAGAATGCGATCGCGCAACCAAAGATACATTTCTAAAATAACTTGATAACCGATACCGCCAAAGATAATTAATGTCGTGACTGTGAAAACTACTAACACAGATGTTTGATAACCAATCAAGTTATCTTTAAATAAACTAAATCCTGCATTATTCCAAGAATTCACACTATGAAAAATCGCTAACCATAGCCCTTGTAACCAACCATATTGCGGTACAAAAACAGGCAAAAGTAAAAATATCCCAGTAATTTCAAAAATTAAAGTCGTGGCAATAATTGAGCGAATCACTTGGGCGCTACCTTGCATTCCTGGTCTGTCTAATGCTTGTTGAATCGCCATTTTTTGCCGCAGGTCAAATTTATGCCCAATCAGCAAAATCAAAAATGTAGTGGTTGTCATATATCCCAAACCACCAATTTGAACTAACAAGGCAATAAACAACTGACCCCAAAAAGAAAAATAAGTCCCAGGGTCAACAACTGATAAACCAGTCACACAAACGGCAGATGTTGAGGTGAACAATGCCACCACTAAATTATTCCAACTGCCGTCACTAGTTGAAATTGGCAGCATCAACAAAATCGTGCCGACAGTGATGACAGCCATAAAACCCAAGCAAATTGTCCGCGAAACAGTCATATTAAGGTAGAGCCTCTCAATTCTTCCAGGCGGGTTTACTTAATTAAATTTTCCTGGAAAGGAAAAACATCTTTATTTAATTAAAAACACACATGGTAGCCTACCAGTATGTTGATTTAAACACTGTTTTGTCTTAGCATTATTTGTTTTATGAATACAACACTATATCAGCAAATTCAGCAGTTTTACGATGCTTCTTCGGGTTTATGGGAAGAAGTTTGGGGCGAACACATGCACCACGGCTACTACGGTGCAGATGGAACGCAACCAAAAGACCGCCGTCAAGCACAAATTGATTTAATTGAAGAATTGCTGAATTGGGCAGATGTCAAAACAGCAACTAACATTTTGGATGTGGGTTGTGGTATTGGCGGTAGTTCTTTATATTTAGCCGAAAAGTTTCATGCTCGGACTACTGGTATTACTTTAAGTCCTGTGCAGGCGGCGAGAGCCACAGAACGCGCCCAAGAAATGCTGTTACAGGTAAGAAGTAAGTTTTTAGTGGCTAATGCTCAAGCTATGCCCTTTGCAGATGATAGTTTTGATTTGGTTTGGTCACTGGAAAGTGGCGAACACATGCCTGATAAAACCCAGTTTTTGCAAGAATGTTATCGGGTATTAAAACCGGGTGGGACTTTAATTATGGCGACTTGGTGTCATCGAGCCACAGATGATGCACCCTTAACAGCAGATGAACAAAAGCATTTGCAAGATATTTATCGGGTGTATTGTTTGCCTTATGTAATTTCCTTACCGGAGTATGAAGCGATCGCTCATCAACTACCATTAAAAAATATCCGCACTGCTGATTGGTCAGTTGCGGTTGCACCATTTTGGAATGTCGTAATTGATTCCGCAATCACACCTAGTGCAATTTTTGGCTTGTTGCGTTCTGGCTGGAATACCATTCAAGGAGCCTTAGCACTAGGGTTAATGAGTCGCGGTTATGAAAGTGGGTTAATTAAGTTTGGTTTGGTGTGCGGGAATAAGTAGAAATTCCCACTTCTTGAATATCTGAGAAAGGGCAAGATTCAAAGCCTCTCTCCGCTTCGGGGAGCCAGCGCGTTGCGGAGGTTCCCTCCGTTGTAGCGACTGGCGTGAGAGGTTTGGAGATGGGTTTCAAGAATAAGTTGCACATCGCGTGAAATACCCAAATACCCTAAAAGAAATATGGCTATTGCTAGATGTGGTTCTCTGCCAAGACGCTATAGGCTACAACTGTTGAGCAGAGAGATTCGCTTGTGGATGTCCTAGTAAAAAGAGCGCAAACACTTAAACAAGCTTTGGTTGATTTTGTCCTAGATGCTGAAGGTGAACTGGCGCAAGCTTTAGAGGTTTATGCAGCTGCACAGTCGCATAAGGGAAATGGGGACAATACGCAACAAGATTTAATTATTGATCGGTTTATTACAGAAGGGAAAGTTGGTGATAGTTCACCCATTGAGTTATTTATTGCCAGTAATGCAGATTTAACCGATGGCGATCGCAATTTACTCAACAGTTGGCATCGTAGCTTTATTGGCTTATTTACCATCACCCAAATTTTACCTGATGGTTTGGAATTGATGAACTGGCTTACGGCTAAACATTACATAGTCCTGACTGCTAAAAATTATATTGTTAAGTCTAACGGTAGTGAAAAACAACAGGGCGTATCTCGTTTCCAGCCAGGAGATATATTACTTACCCGCATTTCTCCTTTGACGGAAAATGAATGGATATTTTCTGGGCCTCACACATTTTTAGGTAAGCTTGGCAAGCCAAAACTGGCTGTGGCTATTGGTAATTTTAAAGATAATTATAAAAGTCATCTTTACAGCGATGCTCCAGACTTACTAGAAGAAGCATGGCACTCAGTCGAGCAGTATCATCAGCAGTTTGTTGACTTTTTTGGTAGTGATGAAATTACTTTACCAGGATATCAATTAAATAAAAAAATAGTTGAATTTCAAGCAATTATCAGTGAGAAATATCTCCAAGCTGCTGGATTAGATACTTCTAAATCTTTAGATGAGGTAGCAGCAGAAGCAGGCATTAGCCAAGATGAAATCGCCGCAGCCGCACAAGAAGTTGGGGTAGACTCTAATGTAGTTTCGCAAATGCTAAATGGTAAAAATGGTCAACAAAAAATGGTTGCGCCAAAGGTTGATTTACCTGCCGAGTTGCGAAAAGCGGAACAAGTCACAACCATTTCTCATCCCCGTTGGGGTTTGATATTTTTACCAACCTATACTAAATTTAAAAATATTTTATTAGCTGATGATTGGCACAAAATTGAAGGTGCAGAAAAATTAATGCGTTATTATCTAGAAGATAAAAGTATCAATGCTTATATTTGGCATCGATTAGCACAACAATACCCAAATCAACTCGAAAAAGTTTTACAAGATTTTTTGCAGCATCCAGATTTTAACTTGAGTAATGACTTAGATAAACTCTTGCAAGATTATGGTAAACCTATCGAACCAGAATTACCAGAAATAGCCAGTGTGCCTTTACATTTGCATAATTTATTTCAAGAAGCACTAGCAGAAGTTAATAAAACTAAACCTAAAGCTAAGGGACAAAAACAAACAGCAAAAGGTTTTCAACGAGGTTAAGTTAAAGCGTTTTTCATCTCCATGAGATACATTTTTCTGGGTGCATCCCAGTTTTTATTTTTCACATAGAGGATAATTGTCATTGCGTTCGCGTAGCGTCTCGCAGAGAGGAGGAACGACGAAGCAATCTCATGCACTTGTTCAGAATGGTAAGATTTTGCGATTGCTTCGTTCCTCGCAATGACATATAAAAAAGTGGGATGCTCCCCATTTCTCTAGTCTCTATCCCCTATCAATTTGTACTGCACTAAACCGAAAAACGCTATAAGATTAATTGCATTTCAAATCCCGGTAATACATCTTCTCCAGAAAGAATTGTTGGTATTTGTATGACTTCGACAGGTTGTGCGAGTCGATAAATTTCCACTGTGCCATCTTGATAATTAATCAGCCATCCTAAACGCAAACCATTTTCTATATATTCTTGCATTTTCTCTTGCAGAGATTTGAGCCTATCTGTTTCGGAACGCAGTTCAATCGCAAAATCTGGTACAAGTGGCGGGAATTTTTTACGCTGTTCTGGTGTTAAAGCTTCCCACCTTGCCAATTTTACCCAAGCTGCATCGGGAGAACGTTTTGCACCATTCGGTAATATAAAGATAGTTGAAGAACTAAAAACTTTGCCTAATTTAGCTTGACGGTTCCAGATTTCTAAATCAGTTATTAAGCCAGCTTCTTGATTTCCGCTTTCTCCTCCAACTGGTGGCACAATAATCAACTCTCCTGCTGCACTCATTTCTAGGCTGAGATCACGGTTAGCAAGACACAATTGATAGAATTGTTCATCACTTAAATGTGCTATCGGTTCTAGATTGAGAACCACAGTATTCATTTAGCTTTTCCTCGTGCCTTTTTTGCTCACTGGTAGCGAGTGAGTTGAGCGATCGCAAAAACCCAACCTTACTCTACAAGTATAGGACTCATATTTGAGTTATAAAAAAAATTAGTACATCTAGCTCAGGCTTTTTTCCTACTCCCCACTCTCCATTCCCTACTCCCTACCTACACAAATAGATTCAGAAATCAAACCGGATTCTGATATAACTTTGCTAAGTCTGAGGATAAATTTACTTCACCTTCCAGATGCACAGAAACCGTAAAATTCAACTTTGATATTGTATAACTTGATGTAAGTTCTCAGGTTCAGAATATGGCAAGCTTAAATCGTGTGCTATTTACTCAGGATACAATTCTT is part of the Aulosira sp. FACHB-615 genome and encodes:
- a CDS encoding TrkH family potassium uptake protein codes for the protein MTVSRTICLGFMAVITVGTILLMLPISTSDGSWNNLVVALFTSTSAVCVTGLSVVDPGTYFSFWGQLFIALLVQIGGLGYMTTTTFLILLIGHKFDLRQKMAIQQALDRPGMQGSAQVIRSIIATTLIFEITGIFLLLPVFVPQYGWLQGLWLAIFHSVNSWNNAGFSLFKDNLIGYQTSVLVVFTVTTLIIFGGIGYQVILEMYLWLRDRILKQKTILVLSLDFKVATSTTLILLILGTIAFFCIEIRNPETFGNLDLGGQFLVAWFQSVTPRTAGFNTIDIAKMTTAGLFITIALMFIGASPGGTGGGIKTTTLRVLTSCTKAILQGKEEVLLYDRKIAISLILKAVGVLVGSVATVILATVLISLTDPKLDFIQILFEVVSAFATVGLSTGITGTVSTAAKLILIITMYIGRVGVLLLMSAILGDPRPTRIHYPEENLLVG
- a CDS encoding methyltransferase domain-containing protein, translated to MNTTLYQQIQQFYDASSGLWEEVWGEHMHHGYYGADGTQPKDRRQAQIDLIEELLNWADVKTATNILDVGCGIGGSSLYLAEKFHARTTGITLSPVQAARATERAQEMLLQVRSKFLVANAQAMPFADDSFDLVWSLESGEHMPDKTQFLQECYRVLKPGGTLIMATWCHRATDDAPLTADEQKHLQDIYRVYCLPYVISLPEYEAIAHQLPLKNIRTADWSVAVAPFWNVVIDSAITPSAIFGLLRSGWNTIQGALALGLMSRGYESGLIKFGLVCGNK
- a CDS encoding Uma2 family endonuclease gives rise to the protein MNTVVLNLEPIAHLSDEQFYQLCLANRDLSLEMSAAGELIIVPPVGGESGNQEAGLITDLEIWNRQAKLGKVFSSSTIFILPNGAKRSPDAAWVKLARWEALTPEQRKKFPPLVPDFAIELRSETDRLKSLQEKMQEYIENGLRLGWLINYQDGTVEIYRLAQPVEVIQIPTILSGEDVLPGFEMQLIL
- a CDS encoding NAD-binding protein gives rise to the protein MNLASLGFFRSLRKDNQQFAVIGLGRFGRSVCSTLHKFGYQVLATDVDEKRVCEALTEEIVGHALQLDSTEPAALKEAGIFEFDTVIVAIGNYVQESIITTLNVKEGGVPHVVAKASSEVHRKLLHRVGADHVVFPEYEAGCALARTLTKPSILDRFDLDPDHSIVEMIVPDEFHGKTITEIQLRNRYGLNLLAVSQDGKFAINPNPHQRLERGSAMVVIGCNKDINRLPI